In Erythrolamprus reginae isolate rEryReg1 chromosome 10, rEryReg1.hap1, whole genome shotgun sequence, one DNA window encodes the following:
- the ZWILCH gene encoding protein zwilch homolog isoform X1 — translation MASRQQRQEDILRFHSFLVQVYEEGKQNNITGPSTFETDLRVLLINESHTNPLEKLWDPNGAFFIVEKMQRSYDETSNLEEWQNGDLSVSEALPKENLSASPLALSKARQLISFYTMSQNPNMKHLQINHAVQLPPLWVRCEPSDPKQTIWLGAEPLRSGNNLSGIRLHTVTCSGPMSNNNSVALEELKEKHRTRHHASDLTITGFARYEFLESTSLDSLTQEDSLISLERNIYIDFAWESVKTMLQTPPLSSAALLTVQMASGSPLSSVYETDRELQFLLSLAETLKNGLIKWPKDLGGKSAVELVQKLLKDLKDKVDGLKSSNEDDTKDNTAAVIRSMKKLFSQRGDLDFLELLWCNICRNVASHEELVKCLSLVIRALQHGELQTWIHQESNSLLSKLIKQSYHGKMETVSLDGDSPIQMLLEIGVDKMKKDYISYFVGKEFAIRTHLDYFMSTSVGLQEQIHRIQKLHHILEILNNCFDLIKLEHDNLIFLTQSCINYYKENPLDEKHAFQLPVRTGLVKEFYQNAHPQIWRVEISSGQGPKRVKTIWQLSSTPPAELMLPANGDSLDDTEISSNKGKHFITLSECSQVDFI, via the exons AGTATatgaggaaggaaaacagaataATATAACTGGTCCCTCTACTTTTGAG actgaCCTACGAGTCCTTTTGATCAATGAAAGCCATACAAATCCCTTAGAAAAGCTTTGGGACCCAAATGGAGCGTTTTTTATTGTAGAGAAAATG CAGAGATCATATGACGAAACCAGCAATCTGGAAGAATGGCAAAATGGTGACCTTTCGGTTTCCGAGGCTCTCCCAAAAGAGAATTTATCAGCATCTCCTTTGGCCCTTTCAAAAGCAAG GCAATTGATTTCTTTCTACACAATGTCACAAAATCCAAACATGAAACATTTACAAATAAACCATGCTGTGCAGCTTCCTCCACTCTGGGTTCGATGTGAACCTTCTGACCCAAAACAGACTATTTGGCTTGGAGCAGAACCTTTGAGGAGTGGAAACAACCTTTCGGGAATCAGGCTTCACACTGTTACTTGCAGTG GTCCCATGTCAAATAATAATTCTGTTGCCTTGGAAGAATTGAAAGAAAAGCATAGAACGAGACATCATGCCTCAGAT CTGACAATAACAGGCTTTGCCCGTTATGAATTTCTTGAATCCACTTCACTGGACTCTTTGACTCAGGAGGACTCTCTCATTTCAttggaaagaaatatatatatagattttgCTTGGGAGAGTGTGAAAACGATGTTGCagacccctcccctctcctctgctGCTCTGCTG ACAGTTCAGATGGCCTCTGGGAGCCCCTTGAGTTCTGTATATGAGACAGACAGAGAACTGCAGTTTCTTTTG AGTTTGGCTGAGACGTTGAAGAATGGACTAATAAAATGGCCAAAGGACCTGGGAGGAAAGTCTGCTGTTGAACTAGTACAGAAACTTTTGAAAG atttaaaaGATAAAGTAGATGGACTGAAGTCATCAAATGAAGATGATACTAAG GATAACACTGCTGCAGTCATTCGTTCCATGAAAAAACTTTTTAGTCAGCGCGGAGACCTTGACTTCCTTGAACTGCTGTGGTGTAATATCTGCAGAA ACGTTGCTTCGCATGAGGAGCTGGTGAAGTGTTTGTCACTGGTAATAAGAGCCCTGCAGCACGGAGAACTGCAGACATGG ATTCATCAAGAAAGTAACAGCTTACTGAGCAAATTGATCAAGCAATCTTATCATGGAAAGATGGAAACAGTTTCTCTTGACGGAGATTCTCCCATTCAAATGCTTCTAGAAATAGGCGTGGATAAAATGAAGAAAGACTATATCAGCTATTTTGTGG GCAAGGAATTTGCCATACGGACTCATTTG GATTACTTCATGTCCACTTCAGTAGGTCTTCAGGAACAGATTCATCGTATCCAGAAACTACACCACATTTTGGAAATTTTGAACAACTGCTTTGATCTTATCAAACTAGAACATGACAACCTCATCTTTCTGACACA gtCTTGTATCAATTACTATAAAGAAAATCCTCTGGATGAAAAGCATGCATTTCAACTACCAGTCCGGACAGGTTTGGTGAAGGAATTTTACCAAAA tgctCATCCTCAAATTTGGAGAGTGGAAATCAGTAGCGGTCAAGGACCAAAAAGGGTGAAAACAATATGGCAGCTTAGCAGCACCCCTCCAGCTGAACTCATGCTGCCAGCCAACGGAG ATTCACTGGATGACACCGAAATTTCCAGCAACAAAGGGAAGCATTTTATCACTCTTTCGGAGTGCTCTCAAGTGGACTTCATCTAA
- the ZWILCH gene encoding protein zwilch homolog isoform X2, with product MASRQQRQEDILRFHSFLVQVYEEGKQNNITGPSTFETDLRVLLINESHTNPLEKLWDPNGAFFIVEKMRSYDETSNLEEWQNGDLSVSEALPKENLSASPLALSKARQLISFYTMSQNPNMKHLQINHAVQLPPLWVRCEPSDPKQTIWLGAEPLRSGNNLSGIRLHTVTCSGPMSNNNSVALEELKEKHRTRHHASDLTITGFARYEFLESTSLDSLTQEDSLISLERNIYIDFAWESVKTMLQTPPLSSAALLTVQMASGSPLSSVYETDRELQFLLSLAETLKNGLIKWPKDLGGKSAVELVQKLLKDLKDKVDGLKSSNEDDTKDNTAAVIRSMKKLFSQRGDLDFLELLWCNICRNVASHEELVKCLSLVIRALQHGELQTWIHQESNSLLSKLIKQSYHGKMETVSLDGDSPIQMLLEIGVDKMKKDYISYFVGKEFAIRTHLDYFMSTSVGLQEQIHRIQKLHHILEILNNCFDLIKLEHDNLIFLTQSCINYYKENPLDEKHAFQLPVRTGLVKEFYQNAHPQIWRVEISSGQGPKRVKTIWQLSSTPPAELMLPANGDSLDDTEISSNKGKHFITLSECSQVDFI from the exons AGTATatgaggaaggaaaacagaataATATAACTGGTCCCTCTACTTTTGAG actgaCCTACGAGTCCTTTTGATCAATGAAAGCCATACAAATCCCTTAGAAAAGCTTTGGGACCCAAATGGAGCGTTTTTTATTGTAGAGAAAATG AGATCATATGACGAAACCAGCAATCTGGAAGAATGGCAAAATGGTGACCTTTCGGTTTCCGAGGCTCTCCCAAAAGAGAATTTATCAGCATCTCCTTTGGCCCTTTCAAAAGCAAG GCAATTGATTTCTTTCTACACAATGTCACAAAATCCAAACATGAAACATTTACAAATAAACCATGCTGTGCAGCTTCCTCCACTCTGGGTTCGATGTGAACCTTCTGACCCAAAACAGACTATTTGGCTTGGAGCAGAACCTTTGAGGAGTGGAAACAACCTTTCGGGAATCAGGCTTCACACTGTTACTTGCAGTG GTCCCATGTCAAATAATAATTCTGTTGCCTTGGAAGAATTGAAAGAAAAGCATAGAACGAGACATCATGCCTCAGAT CTGACAATAACAGGCTTTGCCCGTTATGAATTTCTTGAATCCACTTCACTGGACTCTTTGACTCAGGAGGACTCTCTCATTTCAttggaaagaaatatatatatagattttgCTTGGGAGAGTGTGAAAACGATGTTGCagacccctcccctctcctctgctGCTCTGCTG ACAGTTCAGATGGCCTCTGGGAGCCCCTTGAGTTCTGTATATGAGACAGACAGAGAACTGCAGTTTCTTTTG AGTTTGGCTGAGACGTTGAAGAATGGACTAATAAAATGGCCAAAGGACCTGGGAGGAAAGTCTGCTGTTGAACTAGTACAGAAACTTTTGAAAG atttaaaaGATAAAGTAGATGGACTGAAGTCATCAAATGAAGATGATACTAAG GATAACACTGCTGCAGTCATTCGTTCCATGAAAAAACTTTTTAGTCAGCGCGGAGACCTTGACTTCCTTGAACTGCTGTGGTGTAATATCTGCAGAA ACGTTGCTTCGCATGAGGAGCTGGTGAAGTGTTTGTCACTGGTAATAAGAGCCCTGCAGCACGGAGAACTGCAGACATGG ATTCATCAAGAAAGTAACAGCTTACTGAGCAAATTGATCAAGCAATCTTATCATGGAAAGATGGAAACAGTTTCTCTTGACGGAGATTCTCCCATTCAAATGCTTCTAGAAATAGGCGTGGATAAAATGAAGAAAGACTATATCAGCTATTTTGTGG GCAAGGAATTTGCCATACGGACTCATTTG GATTACTTCATGTCCACTTCAGTAGGTCTTCAGGAACAGATTCATCGTATCCAGAAACTACACCACATTTTGGAAATTTTGAACAACTGCTTTGATCTTATCAAACTAGAACATGACAACCTCATCTTTCTGACACA gtCTTGTATCAATTACTATAAAGAAAATCCTCTGGATGAAAAGCATGCATTTCAACTACCAGTCCGGACAGGTTTGGTGAAGGAATTTTACCAAAA tgctCATCCTCAAATTTGGAGAGTGGAAATCAGTAGCGGTCAAGGACCAAAAAGGGTGAAAACAATATGGCAGCTTAGCAGCACCCCTCCAGCTGAACTCATGCTGCCAGCCAACGGAG ATTCACTGGATGACACCGAAATTTCCAGCAACAAAGGGAAGCATTTTATCACTCTTTCGGAGTGCTCTCAAGTGGACTTCATCTAA